From the genome of Salvia splendens isolate huo1 chromosome 7, SspV2, whole genome shotgun sequence:
TCGAGAGAGCCCACCATAcgtcatactccctccgtcccacaaagattgtctcactttgaccaaacacgagttttaaaaaatgtaatgaagagtaagttgaaaaagttagtggaacatgAGTCatagttttatatattagttttataataaaatgtgagtaggaatgttGGTTAACTGTATACCTACTTGTATTTGTTTGAAATAAATTATAGCATCATAATTCTCAAGTTTTTTTTACCAAATAAATTATAGCATCATAATTCTCAAGTTTTTTTACCTATAACTCTACAAACACAAATATGTACACACTATTTTTGTATACCTGTCCGTACTTTTTTCTGCAATGTTGTAATCTCGTATAGTGTTTCGTtattaatagtataaaaataaagaattgaatgttattaatattaaatttgattttaatattagtataatgTTATTAATACTATTTCCACAGCCATAAAATTCGTGTTATGATTGAATGTTAATATTATACTGTATTAGTTTTGTTCTATTAGAATAAAAgtatttttattgatatttactTTAACAAATGTAATTTTGATATTTGTGAGAATGGAAAAAATGGAGAATTTGTTGTGATATTTTTACCACTAATTAATTTTAGCCcctttgaaattttgaatataCGATTCTGACCCCAAAATATAAACTACACGAAGGAATATGGAGTGAGAAAACgagattaaaaaaatggaagagagagagaaagtgaaaGGGGCGGAGCGATGGACGACGGCCATCGGCAATCTGACGGAGATGGCGTCGAATTTAGATTCTCTGCAGAAATTACTCATCAAGAAAGCTGTTTACGTCGACGATGAAACATTTTCCAAGGCCTCACTCAGCTCCGAGCAAGCTCGCTCGATCAAGGTCGAAATTCTGCTAACTCAGCTTTCCATTCGTCGATGCGGTCTGAGAACTGCTGTCATTTTTTTGAAGAATTGATTTGAAGCTTAATACAGTATTTGTTATTTTAAATCTGGATTTGGAGTTTTCTAAGTGGTGTTTGATTATAAtgtttttctgattttaaaTGACTTGCCGAATTAGAATGATCATAGTTAGAGGTTCTGTACTGTTTTCTTTAGCTGCTCACGGTTTGCTATATTTGATTGGTTTTGCTGTAAATTGTTATCGGATTTTAGGGATCGAGGGTTCTAGCTGCTCATACTTGTTGACTTTTATTGTTTTCCGTCACTTTCAGAATTGTTATTTTGGTTTATGGATATTTACCCTGAAATTTTGGGGAATGTTTATTGGGAAAGAGTTGAAGCGTGGTATTATTGAATTTGAATCATAATCTGCCAATTTACTGtagaatataaataaatgtCATTGATTGCTTCTCTATATTTGATTCGTTTTTAGAGTTTGTCTTCTTAGTTCTACTTCAAATTTACTGGGAGGAATTTAAACTGGTTGGTTTGTTTTGCTGAATcaatttttattgtttattaGACTCGTTTGGCTTGTGATAGAATGTTAATCCAATGATAGAGACTAGTCTGAAACACTTTTGGCTCTAGTTGGCTTACTGTACAGTTTACTAGATGGCATGCCACCTTAATTTTGGTTGTACAATGTATATCTGTATATGATGTTAATCTTCTTCTTGATTGCTTGAAGCAATGAGTTACTCGTTTGTTGACAGGTTTTCAATTTTACAAACTTTTGACTACAGGTTCTTGAGCAAAGAGTTGAGACTTTAGAGAAAGAACTTGATGCTTCCATTTCAGCAGCAGCACGTGCAAGAAATGAAAAACGGCAGGCTGAGTCAGCACAGAAAGCTGCTGAATTGCGTAGTATAGAAATCACAAAAGAACTCGAGAACACCTCGAGTATGTTTCTTTGGTTCCTTTCTTATAAGATACAcagggaaaatcgggtttaaaGTATTGCTACATCTCCTACTATCAAACATCATTATGTGACGATCCCTCAATTTTTATAGGCTGACATCATGTACTGCACCAATTCTTACTTGCTCTAAGAATTCATTCCCTGATTAATTTTGAACGAGATTACATGCATGCATCATGCATGTGTACACAAAATGGCATTGTCATTTAAGTTACTAACAAGCAAAAAAAAGCTTTATGTGTCACTGAAGGTTTGTTGAAGATGTTTAACCGTATTTCACTTAAGATTGAGCTTCAGCAGTTAGCTTTGAATGTACTCAAGTGCAAAATTCACAAGTTTCACTGTCTTAATGTCTTTAGATACTCAACATTAATACTATTCTTCCTTAGTACATTGTCACCAGAAGTGTTACAGATTCAAAAGTTTGTGCGGCTTTGAAAAGAAGCTTCTTTTCTACCGAGTTGCCTAGATACcagtaaaaaaaattgtccTACAACTAAAGGCCATATTATTTTTGCTTCCCTATTGTGTTCCCACATGCTTCACAAACAGTTGTgtagatcttattaaaggttgTTTCCTATCTATTTCAGAAGTATTTGAACTGCATATGGAAGAACTGTGTGCAAAACAGCAAGAGATTTCAAAGCGGGATAAAGAGATAAAACTTCTTGAGGCTATAATAAAGACCCTTGGTGGTAGAGAATCACTTAATACTGGCCGCTAAATTCCATCACGTAAGTTTGCTCTTGTCATACTGAAGTAAGATGGCCAATTATGTACATGTGAATCCCAATGTATTATCTCTGTAAAGTCTTACATTGAATAACTGCAGTGAATTATCGTAAATTTTCAACCTTTTAGCTGTTGTTCGTTCGCAAGAGCTCAATGCCTGGTTTACTCTTGTAGTAGGTGGGCTTACAGTCTCTAGTGAAGTTGAGTATTAAGTTCTACGTTCATAATTCATATCATGATGATACCAGATAGAGAATTGTGTCCTGCTTATAACTTTGCAAATATTTCTGCTGCCGCGCAATTTGTCTTCTTCATTCTTTTGCTTCGGCATTGGTAGAGGTGAAATCTGTTAGGTTATTCCAGTTAGTACGCGTAAATTTTAGTAGGCACGGACCAAATGAAGTGATCCTTTTTCATTCGGGTGTTCTACTTTATGACATTTCTATATCTTAGACAGATCACATGTATATCAGTATATGGATTGAGGCAATGAGATGATTTATATTTGCTGAAATTTGGAAGAAgcaacaaaacacacacacacacacacacacttataTGCAAGTTCATTGTTGGCTCTCTATACATGACTTGTACAAATATGATTTGGATTATTTTTCAGTCTTTTTTGGGGGAAGCATTAAAACTTAAATTAACcttcaaattttaaatgagAGATGAAACATAACTCAATCAGCAAAATGCTTATATCTATTTCATCCAATAGGTCGAAGATTTTGAGTCATTATGAAGTAAATGAAAAACATACTCTCTTTATTTGAAAGAAAACAAAGCTTCAAGATTAAAAAGATTGTATGTCGAGGATTTAAATACAACTTTCTTTTAGAAAATAACTTAATTCAAAACCCAAAGGTTAATCTTTATAGTTTAAGAAATACTATAGATAAGGAATCCGAAGAAAATAAATCcttaagtgtaagaaaattttagtttattttcctAGAGTTTGGAGTGACGGCGACATCGCCTCAAATAGGACCAGATCATGCTCGCTCATACCAATAATAGCTACATGGAGTCATTTTTTTAAGAATAACGTAGAAATTGTATAGCAAACTATAATGAAACATGCCATCATAGTTATATTCGATGAGCAAAATTAATACTCATCCAATAATTTCGATTTGCTTCTTATGAAAAGCCAGATGCCAAACACAAGTAAAATGACAGAGACACTGTATTAACCAATAACAGTAAGTCATCCAACATTATTTTTGAACTCATCAGCATAAGAGAAGAAGAACATCTAGTGATATCCCACAGGAGCTGGTGCTTCCCTCAACTCCTTTCCCTGATAATGAATATCCTgcgcaaaaaaaaaaacagatttCATTACATTACCCCCATGGTTTCGTGCATGTAATGACAAAGATAGATATCGTTGTGTAAACTCACGGAAGCAAAATGGTTGACATCACGGTGGTGAGCTTCATCAGCGCGGATGACAGTGATAACATCCTTGAGAGTTGCGGTTTTGGGAAGCCTCCAGTAATCGATTGCAATGGCAGGAGCTGCAATGTTTTCTATTGCACCACTGTCAATGTCCTTCAAGTATTCGGTGTATGAATGTACGGCTTCTTCCTCTAGATAGCCCACAACCCTGTGAGCCATTTTCGGGGACAGCACGTAGATTACGAAGAATCCGTTGAAGAAGACGCCCTGAACAGTGAGGACCAGCAGCCGCTCGTACCACTTGGGCTTCACAAGCTCCACCATCGTCATCAGGTGCATCCTCTCATTCTCAGCTTCTTCAAGCAATGCTTTGATCCATCCCCCACTCTGCTGGAACTTGCGAAGCGACCTCAGATGCAGCAGCATTCCTCCCACCATACCAGGAACAGCAGCCACGGTTTCCAGCATCATTGCACGGCACCCATACCGTCTCTGCAAACGCCATGCCATGTATCAGCTAAACCAAATATGAGCCTGATTCCGGCTTCATACATCTTCAAAATTATTTCATAGACTATATTAACTCAAGTGGGAAAAGGAGCAAACATTCAAACTTCATATATCCGTACCAGCAGAGAAATGTGTCCAATACTAGCATGAATCAATGAACATGTAAATTTGTGCTTCCCATCAAATTCTAGAACCCAAATCAAACATGTAGTTAATAGTAACACCAAATCAGACTGACTAGGATTTCTCCAAATCTTACTTAAGGTTTCTTGACACAAGTTTAGAAGATTGATAGAATAGAAGCATAAAAGCAAGCATATGCTTGGAGTAAACGCACAGCCTTCCTCCAATATAATAAAGCATAAAGCATACATAACAGTTTCACTTCATGGACTAATCAAATTGGCATATCACTATACTGAAACAATATTAAGAACTCTGCTAAGTCAATTCAATAAACAGAACATTTCCTATAGTTCAAAGTGGACATTATGATTCAATAAACAGAACATTTTCTAGACTGTCTTAACTTTTCTTGCTGCCTTCATCTCCTAAGCCAAACACAAGCACAAATATTATAACGCAAACACATTTCAGAAAGCAGAGCATTCGGAGGAGAACATCCACATGTGTGGGTAGAGCAAGAGGATGCATAAAGAAGACAACAAACCTTGAAAAACAAATCCGTAGGGATTCTGAGAAGTTTCACAGTCCTAAGTGCTAATTTGTCGATGAATGTCTTTGGGGCGTGGTGCTTGTGGAGATCAATTGATACATCTGCCGCATAAGTTTCCCATGGCTGCATAATTGGAACGATTTCAGAAACCCAAACAACACTGTGCAATCCGCAATAATATCTAAAACACTACAATATGTCGAATTATTGAACCACTAAGCTATTGTGATTGCTTGAAGTTCTGAGATTACAGAGATATCTATCTTCAAAAAGTCCAGATGATGCACCATCAACTCGGATCATAGTGATTCAAAATGTGAGATTACAGATACGGAGTATTGTTTTATCAGCAATTTGAGACTATAGGTGAGACATTTTCCCTGATTCTACCAGCAATTTGAATCATAGATGACATATTTTCCAGCAATTTGAATCATAGGTGAGATATTTTCCCTGATTCTACCAGCAATTTGAATCATAGGTGAGATATTTTCCTTTTCCCCAAACAAAAGACTATGAACATTGCAATTCTCCGAAAACATGTAACAGAACATCAATTACGATGATTTAAACTAATTCATGGATAATCATAAACCCTGTAGCTCCAACCCCATCGATAAACCCTCAGGTTATAGCTCCAAACAACAATCACTATAATTTCACCAAAATCGAGACGGTAAAACAAGTAAAGAGGTTCAACAATTACGATCATCAAAATTCCTCCGCCGAATAAATCACAACCTAAAACACAATTCAACCGAAATACTGAAATGCGATCGTATTAATTACCATGAAGCAGTTCCACGGCCACTCCGTGCCATCCTCCCTCGTAATTTTAGGTCTCGAAATTCCCCAATAGCTCGAAACCACCGCACCACTTTTCTCCGGCGGCAACTCGCTGCTATTCGCAGCCTTCGCCGCTGATGGCGGTGGTGACGACGTCGGCTCCGCCCCCGAACTCATCATCCGTTGCAAAGCCGCGCTCAAACCTTCAACCTGGACGCCGGGCGCCGGCGACAACATACGCGTCCTCAACGCCGTCGCCTCGTAGCAGCGGGGGCTAGCGCCGGCGACAGCGCGCCGCATCGCTGATCTGGCGATCAAGTGGTTCATTTAGTCGCCGGTGATACACACAAGCAGTGTCTCTGAAATCAAATGATTAGTTTTGAAGATTAATTAATGTTTGCCTAAGCAATAATGCAATGGTGGGGGATAGTGGCGGGTTTGTATATTATAGATTTTATAGGGAAAAACAGAATAACGTGATTCGGTGAAGTAGGTGATCGCC
Proteins encoded in this window:
- the LOC121811089 gene encoding uncharacterized protein LOC121811089, whose protein sequence is MEEREKVKGAERWTTAIGNLTEMASNLDSLQKLLIKKAVYVDDETFSKASLSSEQARSIKVLEQRVETLEKELDASISAAARARNEKRQAESAQKAAELRSIEITKELENTSKVFELHMEELCAKQQEISKRDKEIKLLEAIIKTLGGRESLNTGR
- the LOC121742223 gene encoding ubiquinol oxidase, mitochondrial-like, whose translation is MNHLIARSAMRRAVAGASPRCYEATALRTRMLSPAPGVQVEGLSAALQRMMSSGAEPTSSPPPSAAKAANSSELPPEKSGAVVSSYWGISRPKITREDGTEWPWNCFMPWETYAADVSIDLHKHHAPKTFIDKLALRTVKLLRIPTDLFFKRRYGCRAMMLETVAAVPGMVGGMLLHLRSLRKFQQSGGWIKALLEEAENERMHLMTMVELVKPKWYERLLVLTVQGVFFNGFFVIYVLSPKMAHRVVGYLEEEAVHSYTEYLKDIDSGAIENIAAPAIAIDYWRLPKTATLKDVITVIRADEAHHRDVNHFASDIHYQGKELREAPAPVGYH